GGGCTGAGGCACTAGCAGCAGCGCTGCAGCGAGGCGGCGCGCCGAGCTACAGGACGGCGAGCGTGACGGCGCTAGCGAAGGCAGGACGGCAGGCGGTGGGCCGTGATGCAGCTGCCGTCGCCGTTGAAGTTATTGACGCGGTAGACGGTGATACCGCAAGCGTCGATGCAGCTGCTGCAGACGTCGTGGGCGTTGACGCCTCTGCGGCCATAGATGGAGCGATAGCTGCGGACAACGGCGTTGCCGAGAGCAGGGCTGCCGCAGGCTCCGCCATTGTCGATCCACTACCTGGGCGCAGCGCCGGAGGCAAAGGGATGGCCTACGGCACGCTCGTACACCGCTGTCTGCAGGCGCTAGGCGAAGGGCTGTCGCCAGACGAACTGCCTGACTTTTGCCGCATGGCTGCGGAAGAGGAAGAGGTCGAGGAGAAATGGCTGGCGTTAGCGGAGCAGGCGGTGCGGCTCGTGGCCGAGTCTGAGCTGTGGCAACGGATGAAGCGGGCGAGGAACGCGTATCATGAGTTTTCATTTATCACATCGACTGACGGGGTGGAGGGCTACGGGCTTGAACAGGCTCAGCTGTTACTCCTACGCGGTGTCATCGATCTGGTGTTCGAGGAGGAGGACGGCGGCTGGGTGATCGTCGACTTCAAGACCGACCGACACGAGATAGAGCAGGAAGGTACGCTCGTTCAGCACTATAAGTCGCAGGTGGTCGCCTATGCGAACGAATGGGAACGGCTGACAGGTGGGCGCGTGAAGGAGACGGGGCTGTACTTCATGGATACGAACAGGTATGTGCAGGTGTAGCGAGGGCATAAGCTTACAGGTGAGTATGACGGTCACGAAGCGCGGAGCGTGCAGGCTCAGGATAGCATCTGTTCCGCGCTCTTGACTTGACAGATAGCCTATGTCAGAGGTGCGTGCATGCAATCATATTGGGTTTATAGCTGCTGAGTGGAGTCTGAAGCACTTACACTTTGGAAAGAGGGGGTTCGAGCATGCGGAGTATCAAACCAGGCCGTGGTCCATCTGCGATGGGGGCGGTCGCAAGCTTAGCAATGGGTGTGTTTGGAATGATATGGACCATTGGCGTAGCAAGTATGGGTGCTCCTATATTTTTTGTGCTTTTTGGCTTTGTCTTTATAGGAATAGCGGTTGTACAGGGCATCTATCATTTCACGAATGCAACAAGTAGAAATCGGATGTCTATGTATGAGATTACAGATCGCAATGAAGAACCAGACCCGTTGAATCGTTATGTTGCTGGTCGAACGAGAGGGACCGGTGAACATCGAGAGCCATACGCAACCGTACCTCTTAAGCGAGACATGAATTTCTGCCCGTATTGCGGGAGTCAATTGTCTGATGCGACCTTCAACTATTGTCCGAAGTGCGGTAAAGAATTAAGAGGCTAGTGGTAACGGTTCCTGTACGACTTAAAGTTAGGGGTAGACTCAGGCCTGTTGATTAACCAAGATATGTAATTAACTCGGACTGGAAAAACACAACATAAACCGATGTATTCGAATAAGCCATTCTGCGGACAAGTCGTTCAAGAGCAGCAAGCGAGCGAACCGAACGAGACTAAGGTTAGCATGACGAGGAACTTCTTGACGGGTCCCATCAAACAACCATTTGAGCAGCACAAAGACGATCAATGCGCAGAACAATTGGCCATAAACGGCATTTTCTGTCGTGCCAAATAACGTCGGAATATTGAGATGTTGCTTGATCCAGCGAAAGAATACCTCAATCTGCCAGCGGGCTTTATAGATTAAAGCAATCTGTTCCGCACTTATACTCATCAAGTCAGTAACGACGCGAATCTCTCTTCCTTCGAAATCCCTAAAGATGACTACACGATGACGTTGTGTAGAGCGACACTGAGGCGTGCCGAGTTGACAGGTGAAATCACCAATCACTGAAGAATCGGACGGGGATTGACGCCGCAAGGTGTAGGGCTTCTCAATATGAACATTGTCACGAAGACGGATGACGAAGGATTGCCCCTCTTGTTTATAACGATCCAACCGCTCCAACTTGCCGTAGGCTCGGTCCATAACCATAATAAAATCAAGGTTCTCCAGCGTTTCGCACACAGGACTATCGTGCTTTGAACCAATGGTTTCTGTGACGCTAAGCGGTTGCCCGTTGAGGGCACGTAATACCACATGCAATTTAACCGCCGCTCGTTCTGCATGATAAGGTGCCCACGGCAACCGAGTTTTCCCCACTGTGGTCGTGGTCGAATCAATGAGTAGCAGTTCTTTAGGGAGGGCGAGCTTTCGCTGTGTTTCACGGTTACATTTACGGACAAGTAGATGAAACAGCTCTTTGAATATTTTAAATGGAACCTCTGCTGCTTTACCCGAGAAACAGGAATAATGAACAGGGCTTAAGCCGCTACGGGCGGCGCGATCTGCAGCAGAGCGATACCCTGACCATTCCTCACTAGCTGCGGTGCACCAATATTGAAGCAAATGATGAACCGTGAACTTTCGTGCTTTGTCCACATAACCGATCGCCTGGACGATATGATCGACTTCTTCAGCCGTAAGGAGTGTTTGTAGAATGGGAAGAATCGTGTTAGAATTTTTCATGGAGTCGTCACCTTCCCAATTGTTTGTAGGGGTACAAACATTTTATCGGGTTGACGGCTCTTTTTCTGCCATTTAGTGGTTAATCAACAAGCCTGATTTTAAAATAATGCTTTGGCTTGTTTAGGGCCCATGGAACATTTACCCGCGTCATCCGATTGCAATTGCAGAAGTTCGTGAAGGGAAGTTCAACATGAATATAACAGGGATACTCGAAGAAATTCAGGTGTCGACACGTTCGGTCTCGATCTACAATGTCCTTAATCGGTTTATCCGTAGAACCGCATTCCGAGCAGGTAAATCAGCGACCTTACGGAATTTTTAATTTTACATAATACGTCTAGCTGCTTCGACTCAAGACTAAAGTTGACCTGATCGAAATACCATGGTTCCGGAATGTGAAGAAGTTCTTTAAGTTGCCCTTCATTGAATGTGACTGCAAACAAATGAAAACATCTCTCGTCTATTGGTCTTTTAAAAAGATTGTAAGGTGTTTTAATCGCTAACAGCAAAGAAGCATATTTTGTTAAACCAGGCCTTCGCTGCAATGAACTTTATATGTGTTATGTGGGTCACGTGCGATGGAATAAGTATGGAAGATAAAGGGAATTAATGGTATACTGGTGTTAACGATCATCTATTTCATTACTTGATATTACAGGATCTCCAATATGTAAGCAGAAACTATGTAGAGGGGGAAAAGTTTTTTGAATAGGATGAAATTGTTTGTGGCTTCAATAATGTTCGCTCTACTGCTTTATTGGCCAACTTATGTTTCTCAGGCTGCAGCAATTGAAGTGTTCCAAGTATCATTTCCTAGCTTTCCAGTTTCGATAAATGGAACTGTTATGGACATGAAACATAGTGAATATCCTTTACTGGTATATAACGATATTACTTATATCCCTATGACATGGAACAATGCTGCTGCCCTTGGACTATCGATTGAATGGGGTAGTGATAATGGGTTATCTTTGAAAAAGTTGGATGCCTGTTTGCCATTAAAACAAGATCTTATTTCGGATAGAACTCCCATTGATTATTCACTTAACGCGATGCAAGCTCCATTTCCAATCAGTATCAATGAACAGCGAATTAATACAATGGATCCTTACCCACTATTAGTTTACAGGAATGTAACGTATTTCCCTATGACTTGGCGTTTTACTAATGACGAATTTGGTTGGCAAACCAGTTGGGACGAAGATGAAGGATATAGTATTACTACTTGTGACGGTGGTTCCAACACTCAATTGCAGCAATTGGATGACCTAAATAAAGTTAACCTTGGTCAACTTGCAGTACAAGAAGATTGGATCTACATGAGTTCAGCTGGAAATGAGTTAGTAAAAGTAAAAAAAGACGGAACTGAGGAAATCGTTCTTTCGAATGATAACGCAAGAAATATTAATGTAGTTGGTAAATGGATATATTATACTGTTTCTGAAATATCAAACAACAAGACTGGTGTTTTTAAAATAAGAACCGACGGCACAAATCGTATGCAGATCTCATCGACAATGAGTGTTCAGATGTGGGTACATGACGACTGGATTTATTATACTAGCCTTTCTGATAAGAATGTGCCAAACGGTTTACGGAAAATGAAACTGGATGGTTCGGAAGATCAACTGCTCATTTCTGGCGAACAAGTTTATCGATTCTTTATAACTTCGGATTCTATATTTATTACTATGAGGGAAGTTGGAGTAGATAACACTAACTTGTATTCAATAGGCTTCAATGGTTCGAATTTAAAGAAGCTCCGAGATGACGTCTCATATTTTGTCCTCATTGACGGATGGGTTTATTATGTTACTTCAGGAAGCCATTTAAAGAAAATGAATACTAATGGCACAGTTGATATTTCACTTTATAGATCCAATTTCCAAATATCGGCCCTTCATTATCATAAGGGGTGGATTTTTATGTTAAACGGAACTGTTGGTATCCAAAGATCACCCTACATTGATAAATTGCGGTTAGACGGCACATCATTGTCTGGTTTAGGTATGGCACGTACACTTGCAATTTACATCGCTGATCATTCACTCTATTATCCTGAAATAGGGGATATAAATATTTTTAAAACAATGGACCTGGAATAAGAGGAATTAGAGTAGCTTATTGATGACAGGGAATGAGTTACTATAAAGCGAGAAGGAGGGAAATCCCCTCCTTCTTCGTATTATTTTTGCAGATAAGCAGATAGCGGATTTCGAGTGTAGATGCCATACGGTTCAGCTCTTTTGTCCTCAACCGCATACCCCCAACCATAACTCCAATCCACCCAACTACCATTATTCAGGAACTGTACTTGGGAGAAGGTCGCTGTGCTGTGAGAACAATACCCGTAAAAATCCTCGCATCCCATCGTATATCCAACCGCAGCATTAAACTGTTTGTGATAGTTGGGAAGAGTGAATGACTTACCGTTTACTTTAAAGGTCGTACTAGATCCTGTTGGAAGTAACTCTAGGCTAATGGTGCTTCCTAAACCGAAGTTTAATCCTACCTCTTCAATAAATTTGGTCATCCAATGTGGATTATCATAATCACCATGTCCTAAACCAGTATCCGCAGTATAATAAAATGCTCCTGTATTCATGAATACTCGCCAGTGAGGACTCGTTGTATTTTTGTACGAATAGGATACTCCGCATTCAACGTAGGCATTATGAATGAGGTAAAAGTTCACGTAATCCGTATTTTTTTGCATTCCAAAGTAATCGTCGCCAATTTCAATGGCATTAGGTAAATTAAGATTACAACGAATACCACTAAAATTTTGTAACGAAGTAACCCCACATAATCTATCGTTCGAGAAATCTGGCATAATTAAATCAACTCTCCTTCAAATTAGTTTTGATAGGTGTTGTAATTATATCTGCATTTGTAATCCGAAAGGGATTTAGCTTATTCAGTCAATCCCTAACTGTTTAAGCTGTTTCGTCATACATCTTATAAGGAGTTTCACTCAGGATAAATACAACCTCATTTATTGAAATGTTGTTCGAATCATGCAGTGTCCGATATTTCACACGTTAGATTGAATTTCCGATTTTCAGAGTACAGTTCTCTATTTAAAGGTAAGCGTCAAATAGCCCCCACCTTGTTTTTAAGATGAGGGCTATTTGACACTTACGAATAACTGAAAGGGTTGTGAAACTTGACTATATCCCCCCTGTGTCACAATAGTTGTCGTACCCCTCGATAAAAAGTATAGTAGAACCAGAGAGGCAGAGGTGACGGACGATGGCTAGATACAGTGAGGAATTGAAACGCAACATACAACTACGAATGATCCCCCCGCATAATGAATCTGTGAGTCAGATTGCAAGAGACAGCGGCCTGTCCGAAGGGACGCTGTACAAGTGGCAAAAAGAAGCCCGAGCGAACGGCGCTGTCGTTCCAGGTGGCGGAGCAGAGCCCGAGAAATGGAGTAGTCGGGATAAGTTTTCGATTGTGCTGGAAACCGCTACGTTGAGCGAAGTCGAACTGGCCGAATACTGTCGTGCCAAAGGACTCTACGCAGAACAGATTGAAGCTTGGCGGGATGCTTGTATGCAAGCCAATGGTGGACTCGCCCAACAGGCATCCCAGCTGCAAAAAGAACTCCGAACTAAAGAGCGAGAAATGAAGACGCTCACTCGGGAGTTAAAACGAAAGGAAGCTGCTCTAGCCGAAACGGCAGCGCTTCTCGTGCTGCGAAAAAGGCACAGTCGATCTGGGGGACCAAGAGGACGCATGATCAGTGCCTCAGATCGACGAATGGCCATGGAACTGATCCAAGAAGCAGTAGATGCTGGAGCCAAAGAAGAGGCGGCATGCCAAGAGATCGGATTAACGCAGCGGACCTTGCAGCGGTGGCGCAAAGAGGGCGCACCGCAAGAGGATCAACGGCCGCATGCGGTAAGGCCTGCCCCATCCCACAAGCTAAGTGAAGTGGAACGACAACAGATTATCGAGGTCGTGAATCAGCCGGCATACAAGAGCCTTCCACCTAGCCAAATCGTACCACGACTGGCTGATGAGGGTGTCTACATGGCGTCCGAATCGACATTCTATCGCGTAATGCATGCTCATGGACAGCAGCACCATCGAGGTCGCAGTAAGAAGCCTGTTTCGAAGCCGTTAACGAGCCATTGTGCTGTGGCGGCCAACCAAGTGTGGATGTGGGACATCACCTGGCTGCCTGGTCCTGTGAAGGGTTTATTCTACTACCTCTATCTCATCCTGGATCTATTCAGCCGAAAAATCGTAGGCTGGGAGGTATGGAATGAAGAATCCGCGGAGCATGCGAGCACATTGGTTCGTCGAACGGTCCTGAGCGAACAGTGTGTTGTGCGTAAGGAGCCGCTGGTCCTGCATTCGGATAACGGGAGTCCGATGAAGGGTGCCACTCTACTTGAAACGTTATACAGCCTAGGAATCACGCCCTCCAAAAGCAGGCCGCGTGTCAGCAACGATAACCCTTACGCCGAGTCGGTGTTTCGCACCTGCAAATACCGCCCCAGCTACCCGTTACATGGATTTAAGTCGACGACAGAAGCCCGTGAATGGGTACGGAAGTTCGTCCATTGGTATAACACTGAGCATCACCACAGCGGGCTTAATTTCCTGACCCCTAACCAAAGGCATAAGGGACTTGCTGAACAGATTTTTGAGAAGAGAAAGCGAGTGTACGAACAAGCTAGACAGGACAACCCAAGGCGGTGGTCCGGGAAGATAAGGAACTGGAGTCTAGACGAACGAGTGTATCTTAATCCCGAGAAAGTCCAGCACTCCATAGCTACAACAACGGCGACACAAGCCTGATTGACTCTATTTAATTTTCAAAGATTCACGACAACTATATTGACAAACACCGTATCTGAAAAGATAAGGTTTAGAGCAGGTCTTTTGATTTACCAAGATATGTAATTAACTCGGACTAAAAAAACACGACATCAACCGATGTATTCGAATAAGCCACTCTGCGGACAAGTCGTTCAAGAGCAGCAAGCGAGCGAACCGAACGAAACTAAGGTTAGCATGACGAGGAACTCCTTGACGGGTCCCATCAAACAACCATTTGAGCAACACAAAGACGATCAGCGCGGAGAACAGTTGGCCATAAACGGCATTTTTTGTCGTGCCAAATAGCGTGGGGATGTTAAGATGTTGCTTAATCCAGCGAAAGAATACCTCGATCTGCCAACGAGCTTTATAGATTAAGGCAATCTGTTCTGCACTTACGCCCATCAAGCCCGTGACGACGCGAATCTCTCTTCCTTCGAAATCCCGAAAGATATCTACACGATGATGTTGTGTTGAGCGACACTGAGGCGTTCCGAGTTGACAGGTGAAATCACCAATCACTGAAGAATCTGAATCGGCTACACTTAGTTGGACAGATTGTGTGTCGAAGGGTTACTTTCGTATTGCCTTTTTTAGGCGTTCTTACGAAACGATATTCTCAGGATAAACGCCCCTGCCGCTAATGCGGCAGGGGCGTCTAAGACTTTACTTTCCGTAGACATCGGGAAGATATAATATTAGGTGTTACAGGAGGAAATATAGAACACACTAGAAATGAAGTGTGTTCTATATTTCCTTATCTACGTAGATCAGTTAATCATTTCATGCTACGAAAGAATTAAGTTTCTTCTAATTCTGTCCGATCGACTTGTAATCCGTTATCAAGTCGTCCCATATTCAAAGGTATTTCATCGAAAAAATGTTTCATCTCATATGCTTTATTCGGTCGCCTTCTCTACATCGCCGTATCCAACAGACCCGCCAGACGAGCGAACGGACTGTCTGACGCATCGGCCGCCGAGTCGGTCGAATAGACGACCGTCGACGTATACAGCTGCTCGTCCGCAGCGTTGTTCTCCTCCAGCTGCAGCTGCGGGAATGCGCGCAGGAACAGCTTCGCTGTGTTGAAGGCGTCGTCGAGCGCATGATGGTGACTGCCGAAGAACGGGAGCTGCGCTGCCTCGAGCGCTCGCGCGAGACCGAGTCTGCCGCCTTGGTCGCCGCCCTGCAGTCGCGTATATTGCAGCTGGATGTCGTTATAGTTGCGAATCCAGTCGAGCTTCAGCATATGCTCTCGGCAGCCTCGGACGAGCTGCTGCTTGTCATCAGGGCCCCATGCACATAAGTAGTACGGAGCTTCGCCGAGCCAATCCTGGAACTGATGCATGGCCTCAGTGAATGAAGGCGCTGCATCGACCTGCTCCTGCGTTATGCCCGTGAATTGGGTCGTCATCGCATTAATCGTTTTATAATGAACCGGCTGCACGTACGTATGGAACAGGTCCACCATGCCCAGCACGCCGTCGTCATCATTGAGCTTAATTGCGCCGATTTCCAGTATGTCTGCCAGGTGCTGCCGCTTCCGCAATACGGTGAACTCCATGTCGAATACGATATAATTCATATGTAGAGGCTCCCTTCGGCTGTACTGCTGCTTCTATCATACCACAACAAAGTGTCAGCATGCTGTCAGGGAATGGATGTTCGGGGGTAGATTTTACAGCTGC
Above is a genomic segment from Paenibacillus sp. YYML68 containing:
- a CDS encoding IS3 family transposase gives rise to the protein MARYSEELKRNIQLRMIPPHNESVSQIARDSGLSEGTLYKWQKEARANGAVVPGGGAEPEKWSSRDKFSIVLETATLSEVELAEYCRAKGLYAEQIEAWRDACMQANGGLAQQASQLQKELRTKEREMKTLTRELKRKEAALAETAALLVLRKRHSRSGGPRGRMISASDRRMAMELIQEAVDAGAKEEAACQEIGLTQRTLQRWRKEGAPQEDQRPHAVRPAPSHKLSEVERQQIIEVVNQPAYKSLPPSQIVPRLADEGVYMASESTFYRVMHAHGQQHHRGRSKKPVSKPLTSHCAVAANQVWMWDITWLPGPVKGLFYYLYLILDLFSRKIVGWEVWNEESAEHASTLVRRTVLSEQCVVRKEPLVLHSDNGSPMKGATLLETLYSLGITPSKSRPRVSNDNPYAESVFRTCKYRPSYPLHGFKSTTEAREWVRKFVHWYNTEHHHSGLNFLTPNQRHKGLAEQIFEKRKRVYEQARQDNPRRWSGKIRNWSLDERVYLNPEKVQHSIATTTATQA
- a CDS encoding IS4 family transposase: MKNSNTILPILQTLLTAEEVDHIVQAIGYVDKARKFTVHHLLQYWCTAASEEWSGYRSAADRAARSGLSPVHYSCFSGKAAEVPFKIFKELFHLLVRKCNRETQRKLALPKELLLIDSTTTTVGKTRLPWAPYHAERAAVKLHVVLRALNGQPLSVTETIGSKHDSPVCETLENLDFIMVMDRAYGKLERLDRYKQEGQSFVIRLRDNVHIEKPYTLRRQSPSDSSVIGDFTCQLGTPQCRSTQRHRVVIFRDFEGREIRVVTDLMSISAEQIALIYKARWQIEVFFRWIKQHLNIPTLFGTTENAVYGQLFCALIVFVLLKWLFDGTRQEVPRHANLSLVRFARLLLLNDLSAEWLIRIHRFMLCFSSPS
- a CDS encoding transposase, which encodes MIGDFTCQLGTPQCRSTQHHRVDIFRDFEGREIRVVTGLMGVSAEQIALIYKARWQIEVFFRWIKQHLNIPTLFGTTKNAVYGQLFSALIVFVLLKWLFDGTRQGVPRHANLSFVRFARLLLLNDLSAEWLIRIHRLMSCFFSPS
- a CDS encoding zinc ribbon domain-containing protein, translated to MRSIKPGRGPSAMGAVASLAMGVFGMIWTIGVASMGAPIFFVLFGFVFIGIAVVQGIYHFTNATSRNRMSMYEITDRNEEPDPLNRYVAGRTRGTGEHREPYATVPLKRDMNFCPYCGSQLSDATFNYCPKCGKELRG
- a CDS encoding DUF5050 domain-containing protein, which codes for MKLFVASIMFALLLYWPTYVSQAAAIEVFQVSFPSFPVSINGTVMDMKHSEYPLLVYNDITYIPMTWNNAAALGLSIEWGSDNGLSLKKLDACLPLKQDLISDRTPIDYSLNAMQAPFPISINEQRINTMDPYPLLVYRNVTYFPMTWRFTNDEFGWQTSWDEDEGYSITTCDGGSNTQLQQLDDLNKVNLGQLAVQEDWIYMSSAGNELVKVKKDGTEEIVLSNDNARNINVVGKWIYYTVSEISNNKTGVFKIRTDGTNRMQISSTMSVQMWVHDDWIYYTSLSDKNVPNGLRKMKLDGSEDQLLISGEQVYRFFITSDSIFITMREVGVDNTNLYSIGFNGSNLKKLRDDVSYFVLIDGWVYYVTSGSHLKKMNTNGTVDISLYRSNFQISALHYHKGWIFMLNGTVGIQRSPYIDKLRLDGTSLSGLGMARTLAIYIADHSLYYPEIGDINIFKTMDLE
- a CDS encoding 3'-5' exonuclease, with the protein product MNYIVFDMEFTVLRKRQHLADILEIGAIKLNDDDGVLGMVDLFHTYVQPVHYKTINAMTTQFTGITQEQVDAAPSFTEAMHQFQDWLGEAPYYLCAWGPDDKQQLVRGCREHMLKLDWIRNYNDIQLQYTRLQGGDQGGRLGLARALEAAQLPFFGSHHHALDDAFNTAKLFLRAFPQLQLEENNAADEQLYTSTVVYSTDSAADASDSPFARLAGLLDTAM